A region from the Janthinobacterium agaricidamnosum genome encodes:
- a CDS encoding Crp/Fnr family transcriptional regulator, whose amino-acid sequence MHKVNVDGLLSSQALFRHISPSQLEQLRQDVVRVEVEKGKVLFRKGEVAEGAYVVVFGLVKLSVFSMEGTDKVLELIRPGQSFGEAMIFLDEPYPFCAEALEHCLLLRIPPHALLRLLDQSPRIARQMMNSLSHHLMGFIRNVERCSVQNATQRVVEYLLQASDQQRSNEVKLDLKKSLLASFLNLAPATLSRVLHQLTDLHLIKVSGSLIQIQPDALKTYRHGSAAAMLN is encoded by the coding sequence ATGCATAAGGTCAACGTCGATGGCTTGCTATCGAGCCAGGCTCTGTTCCGCCATATTTCCCCTTCGCAATTAGAGCAATTGCGCCAGGATGTCGTGCGTGTCGAAGTGGAAAAAGGCAAAGTGTTGTTCCGCAAGGGCGAAGTGGCGGAAGGCGCCTACGTGGTGGTCTTCGGCCTCGTCAAGCTCAGCGTGTTTTCCATGGAAGGGACGGACAAGGTCCTGGAACTGATCCGTCCGGGTCAGAGCTTCGGCGAAGCCATGATTTTCCTCGATGAACCATACCCGTTCTGCGCCGAAGCGCTCGAACATTGTCTGCTGCTGCGCATCCCGCCGCATGCGCTGCTGCGCCTGCTGGACCAGTCGCCCCGCATCGCGCGCCAGATGATGAACAGCCTGTCGCATCACCTGATGGGCTTCATTCGCAACGTGGAACGCTGCTCCGTGCAGAACGCCACCCAGCGCGTGGTCGAGTATCTGTTGCAGGCATCGGACCAGCAGCGTTCGAACGAAGTCAAGCTGGACCTGAAGAAAAGCTTATTGGCATCGTTTTTGAACCTGGCGCCCGCCACCCTGTCGCGCGTGCTGCACCAGCTGACGGACTTGCACCTGATTAAAGTCAGCGGTTCGCTGATCCAGATCCAGCCCGATGCACTGAAGACGTATCGCCACGGTTCCGCCGCGGCCATGCTGAACTAA
- a CDS encoding response regulator, whose translation MNAPIKILLVDDHTLLRSGVKLLLQRNPQFQVVGEASNGLDGVRLTAELRPDVVLMDLNMPGVTGVEALQLILQDMPQMVVLMLTVSENAADLGAALRAGARGYLLKNIEAEQLGQAICRAAAGESVIADAMTAKLVSQFRAGQNAPQADYDKLTPREREAMACLAQGLSNKEIARQLDVAESTVKIHVQNILKKLKLSSRVQIAVYAVERELGK comes from the coding sequence GTGAACGCACCAATCAAAATCCTGCTGGTCGACGACCACACCTTGCTGCGCAGCGGCGTCAAGCTGCTGCTGCAGCGCAATCCTCAATTCCAGGTGGTGGGCGAGGCATCGAACGGGCTCGACGGCGTGCGCCTGACGGCCGAACTGCGGCCCGACGTGGTGCTGATGGACTTGAACATGCCCGGCGTAACAGGCGTCGAGGCGCTGCAGCTGATCTTGCAGGACATGCCGCAGATGGTCGTGCTGATGCTGACCGTGTCGGAAAACGCGGCCGACCTGGGCGCGGCCCTGCGCGCAGGCGCACGCGGCTACTTGCTGAAAAATATAGAAGCCGAGCAGCTGGGCCAGGCCATTTGCCGCGCCGCCGCCGGCGAATCCGTGATTGCCGACGCCATGACGGCCAAGCTCGTGTCGCAGTTCCGCGCGGGGCAGAACGCGCCCCAGGCCGACTACGACAAATTGACGCCGCGCGAACGCGAAGCCATGGCCTGCCTGGCGCAAGGGCTGAGCAACAAGGAAATCGCGCGCCAGCTGGACGTGGCCGAAAGCACGGTGAAAATCCACGTGCAAAACATCCTCAAAAAGCTTAAGCTCAGCAGCCGCGTGCAGATCGCCGTGTATGCGGTCGAGCGCGAACTCGGTAAATAA
- a CDS encoding MerR family transcriptional regulator encodes MTNKVIGELLEDRALSLEELARACAVEPDWVVQHVQTGVLLRDGPPAGQLTAWRFTSLDLVRARRLHEIESVFDANADLAALVVDLSEEVARLRRRLHVLGVE; translated from the coding sequence TAATTGGCGAATTGCTCGAAGATCGTGCCCTGAGCCTGGAAGAACTGGCGCGCGCCTGCGCGGTGGAACCGGACTGGGTGGTGCAGCATGTGCAGACGGGCGTGCTGCTTCGGGACGGCCCGCCGGCGGGCCAGCTGACGGCCTGGCGCTTCACCAGCCTGGACCTGGTGCGCGCGCGCCGCCTGCACGAAATCGAATCCGTGTTCGACGCGAACGCGGACCTGGCCGCGCTGGTGGTCGATCTATCGGAAGAAGTGGCGCGCCTGCGCCGCCGCCTGCACGTGCTGGGCGTCGAGTAG
- a CDS encoding FMN-dependent NADH-azoreductase yields MSKVLYINSSVRNSGSLSRQLSGEFVAKLAAQGASVVERDLSAQPVPHLTEEVMGAFFTPADQRSAQAAAAVQLSDTLVDELLVADVLVLAAPMYNFSVPSTLKAWIDHVARAGRTFQYTATGPVGLATGKKAYIFTASGGVYSEGPGAAYDYLSTYLRTALGFIGITDIEFVQAEGVAMGEDAVASAIAKGRASIAALAA; encoded by the coding sequence ATGAGCAAGGTCTTGTACATCAATAGCAGCGTGCGCAACAGCGGTTCCCTATCGCGTCAATTGTCCGGCGAATTCGTCGCGAAATTGGCCGCGCAAGGCGCCAGTGTCGTCGAGCGCGACCTGTCCGCGCAACCGGTGCCGCACCTGACGGAAGAGGTGATGGGCGCCTTCTTCACGCCGGCTGACCAGCGCAGCGCCCAGGCGGCAGCGGCCGTGCAGTTGTCCGATACCCTGGTCGACGAATTGCTGGTCGCCGACGTGCTGGTGCTGGCCGCCCCCATGTACAATTTTTCCGTGCCGTCGACCCTGAAGGCGTGGATCGATCACGTGGCGCGCGCGGGCCGCACTTTCCAGTACACGGCAACGGGCCCCGTCGGCCTGGCCACGGGCAAGAAAGCATATATTTTTACGGCCAGCGGCGGCGTCTACAGCGAAGGCCCGGGCGCCGCGTATGACTACCTGAGCACCTATCTGCGCACGGCGCTGGGCTTCATCGGCATCACCGACATCGAGTTCGTGCAAGCGGAAGGCGTGGCCATGGGCGAGGATGCCGTCGCCAGCGCGATCGCCAAGGGCCGCGCCTCGATCGCAGCGCTGGCTGCCTGA
- a CDS encoding nuclear transport factor 2 family protein — MHKLASAILFGCSLFSAGMALAQTAPAAPPAPPHVGRHAATHEDLRAIEQVVADFQAALIAKDVRLLSSLMLHTNILFASPADDAFIKNMRDTTDVHFDGVGAGGYAAFANFIKREPQRTEEKFYNVKITQDRHVAWVNFDYEFLVGGKLSNYGAEAWQMVKRDGDWKILSVVWSMHPAAEAGK; from the coding sequence ATGCACAAGTTGGCAAGCGCAATACTGTTCGGCTGTTCCCTGTTTTCGGCAGGCATGGCGCTGGCGCAGACCGCGCCCGCCGCACCGCCTGCGCCGCCCCACGTGGGCCGCCACGCCGCCACGCACGAGGATCTCCGCGCCATCGAGCAAGTCGTCGCCGACTTCCAGGCGGCCCTGATCGCCAAGGATGTCAGGCTGCTGTCGTCGCTGATGTTGCACACGAATATCCTGTTCGCCTCGCCGGCCGACGATGCTTTCATCAAGAACATGCGCGACACGACGGACGTCCACTTCGACGGCGTCGGGGCGGGTGGCTACGCCGCTTTCGCCAACTTCATCAAGCGCGAACCGCAGCGCACGGAAGAAAAATTCTACAACGTCAAGATCACCCAGGACCGCCATGTGGCGTGGGTCAACTTCGACTACGAATTCCTCGTCGGCGGCAAATTGTCGAACTATGGCGCGGAAGCGTGGCAGATGGTCAAGCGCGACGGCGACTGGAAAATCCTCAGCGTCGTCTGGTCCATGCATCCCGCCGCCGAGGCAGGAAAATAG
- a CDS encoding LysR family transcriptional regulator, whose protein sequence is MREPGQPSLDQLRVFVAVIDAGGFAHAARQLHRTQSVISYTIANLEEQLNVVLLDRGKRKPTLTDAGKALLADARAVALKVDGMRARAKALAGGLEAEVSVVVDVMFPTCVLVRVLEAFQAQFPTVALRLRIEAMGAVAQLVMDGSCHIGLGGWMTATASVFERLAVGHVRLIPVAAPSHALAQLAGPIPSGVAREHVQLVLSDRSVLTEGQDFGVLGLRNWRLGDLGSKHALLRAGLGWGNMPEAMVREDLTEGRLVHLPLAVDNGENYPIYLIQRADTPPGQAGKWLTERFAEQLPLLVQGF, encoded by the coding sequence ATGAGAGAACCGGGCCAGCCTTCGCTCGACCAGTTGCGCGTGTTCGTCGCCGTCATCGACGCGGGCGGTTTCGCCCACGCGGCGCGCCAGCTGCACCGCACGCAGTCGGTGATCAGCTACACCATCGCCAACCTGGAAGAACAACTGAATGTGGTGCTGCTCGACCGCGGCAAGCGCAAGCCCACGCTGACGGATGCGGGCAAGGCCCTGCTGGCCGACGCGCGCGCCGTGGCCCTGAAGGTCGACGGCATGCGCGCGCGCGCCAAGGCGCTGGCCGGCGGGCTGGAGGCGGAAGTGTCGGTGGTGGTCGACGTGATGTTCCCCACCTGCGTGCTGGTGCGCGTGCTCGAGGCGTTCCAGGCACAGTTCCCTACCGTCGCCCTGCGCCTGCGCATCGAAGCCATGGGCGCCGTGGCGCAGCTGGTGATGGATGGCAGCTGCCACATCGGCCTCGGCGGCTGGATGACGGCCACGGCCAGCGTCTTCGAGCGCCTGGCCGTCGGCCACGTGCGTCTGATTCCCGTGGCTGCGCCCAGCCACGCGCTGGCGCAGCTGGCCGGCCCGATTCCTTCCGGCGTAGCGCGCGAACACGTGCAGCTGGTGCTCAGCGACCGCAGCGTGCTGACGGAGGGCCAGGATTTCGGCGTGCTGGGATTGCGCAACTGGCGCCTGGGCGACCTGGGGTCAAAACACGCGCTGCTGCGCGCCGGCCTGGGCTGGGGCAACATGCCCGAAGCGATGGTGCGCGAGGATTTGACGGAAGGACGGCTGGTGCACCTGCCGCTGGCCGTCGACAATGGCGAGAATTATCCGATTTACCTGATCCAGCGCGCCGACACGCCGCCGGGCCAGGCGGGCAAGTGGCTGACGGAGCGGTTTGCGGAGCAGTTGCCGCTGCTGGTGCAGGGCTTCTAG
- a CDS encoding GAF domain-containing sensor histidine kinase translates to MHAPRSQPSRKQLPASRWRQRRLAQAASGLSAAQERQLATLHDISTLLAGQHAIDALCRGFLRHVMQFAQAEGGTVRILDPQHDTVHIIVHEGISDAMVEEEHCIRNNDCLCGAAVAQGVIQIRDFRQVEALQRYRCQDEGFIAIAVFPILARDQVVGSFSLHFAQPQAVQAQQQGWLETLGQSLGIAIENQRLIAREKEFAVARERSLLAEGLHDSIAQSLNFISLQVQMLDDSVRRGQLDEAAEVLPLMRMGVEQSYQDVRELLVNFRTRWHGSDLESKLSEVLAKFELQTGVAGTLEMSGNGAPLAPEQQLQILFIVQEALSNIRKHAQASNVALRVENGRDFALQVRDDGEGFAANLRDKKTELQIGLRIMQERAERLGAQFAIDSTPGGGTTISLALPAARRQAA, encoded by the coding sequence ATGCATGCGCCGCGCAGTCAACCTTCCCGCAAACAACTTCCAGCGTCGCGCTGGCGCCAGCGCCGCCTGGCGCAAGCCGCATCGGGCCTGAGCGCCGCGCAGGAGCGCCAGCTGGCCACCCTGCATGACATTTCCACCTTGCTGGCGGGACAGCACGCCATCGATGCGCTGTGCCGCGGCTTCCTGCGCCACGTGATGCAGTTCGCGCAAGCCGAAGGCGGTACCGTGCGCATCCTCGATCCGCAGCACGATACCGTGCATATCATCGTGCACGAAGGCATTTCCGACGCGATGGTGGAAGAGGAACATTGCATCCGCAACAACGATTGCCTGTGTGGCGCAGCCGTGGCGCAGGGCGTGATCCAGATCCGCGATTTCCGCCAGGTCGAAGCGCTGCAGCGCTACCGTTGCCAGGACGAAGGCTTTATCGCCATCGCCGTCTTTCCCATCCTCGCGCGCGACCAGGTGGTGGGCAGCTTTTCGCTGCACTTTGCGCAGCCACAAGCCGTGCAGGCGCAGCAGCAGGGCTGGCTGGAGACGCTGGGCCAGAGCCTGGGCATCGCCATCGAAAACCAGCGCCTGATCGCGCGCGAAAAGGAATTTGCCGTGGCGCGCGAACGCAGCCTGCTGGCCGAGGGCTTGCATGACAGTATCGCGCAAAGCCTGAACTTCATCAGCCTGCAAGTGCAGATGCTCGACGATTCCGTGCGCCGGGGCCAGCTCGACGAGGCGGCCGAAGTGTTGCCGCTGATGCGCATGGGCGTCGAACAAAGCTACCAGGACGTGCGTGAATTGCTCGTCAATTTCCGCACGCGCTGGCATGGCAGCGACCTCGAAAGCAAACTCAGCGAAGTGCTGGCCAAGTTCGAGCTGCAGACGGGTGTCGCCGGCACCCTGGAGATGAGCGGCAATGGCGCGCCGCTGGCGCCCGAGCAGCAGTTGCAGATCCTGTTCATCGTGCAGGAAGCGCTGTCGAATATCCGCAAGCACGCGCAGGCGAGCAATGTGGCGCTGCGCGTGGAAAACGGGCGCGATTTTGCGCTGCAGGTGCGCGACGATGGCGAAGGCTTTGCCGCCAACCTGCGCGACAAGAAAACGGAATTGCAGATCGGCTTGCGTATCATGCAGGAACGGGCCGAGCGGCTCGGTGCGCAATTTGCCATCGACAGCACGCCCGGCGGCGGCACGACGATCTCGCTGGCCTTGCCGGCGGCGCGGCGCCAGGCCGCGTAA
- a CDS encoding TIGR02450 family Trp-rich protein, whose product MHLVNRNNLRPNKLLNSKWTAVTPVNKEKHFLVIKLCAPATPDEPATHVELEAVHSGRVHILPWRALQDTAQWHQGWKT is encoded by the coding sequence ATGCACCTTGTCAATCGCAATAACTTGCGCCCGAACAAGTTACTCAACAGCAAATGGACCGCCGTCACGCCCGTCAACAAGGAAAAACATTTTCTCGTCATCAAGCTGTGCGCCCCGGCCACGCCGGATGAACCGGCCACGCACGTGGAACTGGAAGCCGTGCATTCGGGCCGCGTGCACATCCTGCCCTGGCGCGCGCTGCAGGATACCGCGCAGTGGCATCAGGGGTGGAAGACATAG
- the pncB gene encoding nicotinate phosphoribosyltransferase, with protein MTPIVRSLLETDLYKFTMWQALLHGHPNTHTEYEFVCRNATAFPLAELKGELEEQLDHLCSMSFADDELAYLRTLRFMKSDFVDFLTVFRFQRKFIDVSTDGDTLIVHAAGPQVHVMGFEIFVLYIINELYFRRFDLDAAMREGRHRLGLKVAAVKEFGKLPRRKHPFEFSDFGVRRRFSGAWHDEVVQRLAREVPEYFKGTSNVYLAKKLGIVPIGTMAHEYMQSFQSFGVRLRDFQKAALEDWVQEYRGDLGIALTDVVGMDAFLADFDLYFAKLFDGLRHDSGDPVEWGEKALAHYAALRIDANTKRLVFSDGLDLDKAFALYQHFADRIMTGFGIGTNLTNDVGLTPLNIVMKLVRCNGQSVAKLSDSPGKTLCKDETFLAYLRQVFHHPAV; from the coding sequence ATGACCCCGATAGTGCGCAGTTTGCTGGAAACCGATCTGTATAAATTTACAATGTGGCAAGCCTTGCTGCACGGTCATCCGAATACCCATACCGAATACGAATTTGTCTGCCGCAACGCCACTGCCTTTCCCCTGGCCGAACTGAAGGGCGAGCTGGAAGAACAGCTCGACCACCTGTGTTCGATGTCGTTTGCCGACGACGAGCTGGCCTATTTGCGCACCTTGCGTTTCATGAAGAGCGATTTCGTCGATTTTTTGACGGTGTTCCGCTTCCAGAGAAAATTCATCGACGTCAGCACGGACGGCGACACCCTGATCGTGCATGCGGCCGGGCCGCAGGTGCACGTGATGGGTTTCGAGATTTTCGTACTGTACATCATCAACGAACTGTATTTCCGCCGCTTCGACCTCGATGCGGCCATGCGCGAAGGGCGCCACCGCCTGGGCTTGAAAGTGGCGGCCGTCAAGGAATTCGGCAAGCTGCCGCGGCGCAAGCATCCGTTTGAATTTTCCGATTTCGGCGTGCGCCGGCGTTTTTCCGGTGCCTGGCATGACGAGGTGGTGCAACGGCTGGCGCGCGAAGTGCCCGAATACTTCAAGGGCACGTCGAATGTCTACCTGGCGAAAAAGCTCGGCATCGTGCCGATCGGCACCATGGCGCATGAATACATGCAGTCGTTCCAGTCCTTCGGCGTGCGCCTGCGCGACTTTCAAAAGGCGGCCTTGGAAGACTGGGTGCAGGAATACCGCGGCGACCTGGGCATCGCCCTGACGGACGTGGTCGGCATGGATGCCTTTTTGGCCGACTTCGACCTGTATTTCGCCAAGCTGTTCGACGGCTTGCGCCACGATTCGGGCGACCCCGTCGAGTGGGGCGAGAAGGCGCTGGCCCACTATGCGGCCCTGCGCATCGACGCCAACACCAAGCGCCTCGTGTTTTCCGACGGCCTGGACCTGGACAAGGCGTTTGCCCTGTACCAGCACTTCGCCGACCGCATCATGACGGGCTTTGGCATCGGCACCAATCTCACCAACGACGTCGGTTTGACGCCGCTCAACATCGTCATGAAACTGGTGCGCTGCAATGGCCAGTCCGTGGCGAAATTGTCGGATTCACCGGGCAAGACCCTGTGCAAGGATGAAACCTTCCTCGCGTATCTGCGGCAGGTGTTCCATCATCCTGCCGTCTAA
- a CDS encoding DJ-1/PfpI family protein, translating to MAAKKILFLTGDFAEDYETMVPFQALLMLGHAVHAVCPGKKSGETIKTAIHDFEGDQTYTEKPGHLFTLNASFDEIDPAHYDAVMIAGGRAPEYLRLNEKVIAAVRHFAEAGKPVAAVCHGAQLLAAADVIRGKRISAYPACAPEVTLAGGTYADIAVTDAVTDGQFVTAPAWPAHPAWLAQFVKLLGTEIHL from the coding sequence ATGGCAGCGAAGAAAATTCTGTTTTTGACCGGCGATTTTGCAGAAGATTATGAAACGATGGTGCCGTTCCAGGCCCTGCTGATGCTCGGCCATGCCGTGCACGCCGTCTGTCCCGGCAAGAAGAGCGGCGAGACGATCAAGACGGCCATCCACGATTTCGAGGGCGACCAGACCTACACGGAAAAACCGGGCCACCTGTTCACCTTGAACGCCAGCTTCGACGAGATCGACCCGGCCCACTACGACGCCGTGATGATCGCCGGCGGCCGCGCGCCCGAATATCTGCGCCTGAACGAGAAAGTCATCGCCGCCGTGCGCCATTTTGCCGAGGCGGGCAAGCCCGTCGCGGCCGTCTGCCACGGCGCGCAATTGCTGGCCGCCGCCGACGTCATCCGCGGCAAGCGCATTTCCGCCTATCCCGCCTGCGCGCCGGAAGTGACACTGGCGGGCGGTACGTATGCCGACATCGCCGTCACGGACGCCGTCACCGATGGCCAGTTCGTCACGGCGCCCGCCTGGCCCGCGCATCCGGCCTGGCTGGCGCAGTTCGTCAAGCTGCTCGGTACCGAGATCCATTTGTAA
- a CDS encoding cysteine hydrolase, translating into MKRQLHLLVIDPQNDFCDLPATWLPPDAAPALAVPGAHADMLRVAQLIREGGGGLTQISVTLDAHHRYDIAHPAFWRTGDGGAVPPFTQISAQQVRDRLFLPAASGALPRALAYLDALQQAGRYQLMVWPVHCEIGSWGQNIHAAARAAYNAWEVANLQVVAKLSKGSNPWTEHYSAVMAEVPDAQDAATQLNRAFLDTLLPAQQLYICGEAGSHCVKASTEHIADYLEAQQGKGALSRLVLLTDCMSPVTGFAAQQRDFLAAMHERGARLATSTEVVPELLANAGD; encoded by the coding sequence ATGAAACGCCAGCTGCACTTGCTCGTCATCGACCCGCAAAACGATTTTTGCGACTTGCCCGCTACCTGGCTGCCGCCCGATGCGGCACCGGCCTTGGCCGTGCCCGGCGCCCACGCCGACATGCTGCGCGTAGCGCAGCTGATCCGCGAAGGGGGCGGCGGCTTGACGCAGATCAGCGTAACGCTTGACGCCCACCACCGCTACGACATCGCCCACCCCGCCTTCTGGCGCACGGGCGATGGCGGCGCCGTGCCGCCGTTTACGCAGATCAGCGCCCAGCAAGTGCGCGACCGCCTGTTCTTGCCCGCCGCCAGCGGCGCCTTGCCGCGCGCGCTGGCTTACCTCGATGCCTTGCAGCAGGCGGGACGCTACCAGCTGATGGTGTGGCCCGTGCACTGCGAGATCGGCAGCTGGGGCCAGAATATCCACGCGGCCGCGCGCGCCGCCTACAACGCCTGGGAAGTGGCCAACTTGCAAGTGGTGGCCAAGCTGAGCAAGGGTTCCAATCCGTGGACCGAGCATTACTCGGCCGTCATGGCGGAAGTGCCCGATGCGCAGGATGCAGCCACCCAGCTCAACCGTGCATTCCTCGACACCTTGCTGCCGGCGCAGCAACTCTACATCTGCGGCGAAGCGGGCAGCCATTGTGTCAAAGCCAGCACCGAGCACATCGCCGATTACCTGGAAGCGCAGCAAGGCAAGGGGGCCCTGTCGCGCCTGGTCTTGCTGACGGACTGCATGAGCCCCGTCACGGGCTTTGCCGCGCAGCAGCGCGACTTCCTTGCCGCCATGCATGAGCGCGGCGCGCGGCTGGCCACATCCACCGAGGTCGTGCCTGAATTGCTGGCCAACGCAGGCGATTGA
- a CDS encoding antibiotic biosynthesis monooxygenase family protein: MIFEIAHIQIKSATHEAFEAAVAKAVPLFQRARGCESMRLERSIENGDAYRLVVGWTTLEDHTVHFRGSDDFQAWRGLVGEFFAAPPQVEHMNTVVTGF; the protein is encoded by the coding sequence ATGATTTTTGAAATTGCCCACATCCAGATCAAATCGGCCACGCATGAAGCCTTCGAAGCGGCTGTAGCGAAAGCCGTCCCCCTGTTCCAGCGCGCGCGCGGCTGCGAATCGATGCGCCTGGAGCGCTCGATCGAAAACGGCGACGCCTACCGCCTGGTGGTCGGCTGGACGACCCTGGAAGACCATACCGTGCATTTCCGCGGCAGCGACGACTTCCAGGCCTGGCGCGGCCTGGTGGGCGAATTCTTTGCCGCCCCGCCCCAGGTCGAGCACATGAACACGGTGGTGACGGGGTTTTAA
- a CDS encoding MFS transporter encodes MRDTTTPITAALPSPLVWLFACAAGLSVANVYYAQPLLATLAHEFGMTEAASGMVITATQLGCALALLLLVPLGDMLNRRRLTLFQLGLLAVSLAALGCARSTAALLGGMLLVGLLGTAMTQGLIAYAASAAASHERGKVVGMAQGGVVIGLLLARTLSGVVADLADWRAVYFVSAAIACALLLLLWRKLPPAQPSDQKLAYGALLASMADMLLHNKVLRVRGMLALLMFAVFNIFWSALVLPLTAQGYGHAAIGAFGLVGVIGALGAARAGALADNGRAQWTTGAALLLLLAAWLPLSFAGAALWPLIVGIIALDLAGQAIHVTNQSLIFKQDSDAHSRLVACYMLFYAVGSGLGAIAATSVYALAGWHGVCALGAAVSLLALLFWRLTLPAEKA; translated from the coding sequence ATGCGCGACACGACCACCCCCATCACGGCAGCACTTCCTTCCCCTCTCGTCTGGCTGTTTGCCTGTGCGGCAGGCCTCAGCGTGGCCAATGTGTATTACGCCCAGCCTTTGCTCGCCACCCTGGCGCACGAGTTCGGCATGACGGAAGCCGCCAGCGGCATGGTCATCACGGCCACGCAGCTCGGCTGCGCGCTGGCCCTGCTGCTGCTGGTTCCCTTGGGCGACATGCTGAACCGGCGCCGCCTGACCCTGTTCCAGCTGGGCTTGCTTGCCGTCTCGCTGGCGGCGCTGGGCTGCGCCCGTTCCACGGCAGCCTTGCTGGGCGGCATGCTGCTGGTGGGCTTGCTGGGCACGGCCATGACGCAAGGCTTGATCGCCTATGCGGCCAGCGCGGCGGCCAGCCATGAGCGGGGCAAGGTCGTCGGCATGGCGCAGGGCGGCGTGGTGATCGGCTTGCTGCTGGCGCGCACCCTGTCCGGCGTGGTGGCGGACCTGGCCGACTGGCGCGCCGTGTATTTTGTTTCCGCAGCCATCGCCTGCGCCCTGCTGTTGCTGCTGTGGCGCAAGCTGCCGCCGGCGCAGCCATCCGATCAAAAGCTGGCCTACGGCGCCCTGCTCGCCTCCATGGCGGACATGCTGTTGCACAACAAGGTGCTGCGCGTGCGCGGCATGCTGGCCCTGCTGATGTTTGCCGTCTTCAATATCTTCTGGAGCGCGCTGGTGCTGCCATTGACGGCGCAAGGCTATGGCCATGCGGCCATCGGCGCCTTCGGGTTAGTGGGCGTGATCGGTGCGCTGGGCGCGGCGCGTGCGGGGGCGCTGGCCGACAATGGCCGCGCGCAGTGGACGACGGGCGCGGCCCTGCTGTTGCTGCTGGCCGCATGGCTGCCGCTCAGTTTTGCCGGCGCGGCCCTGTGGCCCTTGATCGTCGGCATCATCGCGCTGGACCTGGCGGGCCAGGCCATCCACGTGACGAACCAGAGCCTGATTTTCAAGCAGGACAGCGACGCGCACAGCCGCCTGGTGGCGTGCTACATGCTGTTTTATGCGGTGGGAAGCGGACTCGGTGCGATTGCCGCCACCAGCGTGTATGCGCTGGCGGGCTGGCATGGGGTATGCGCGCTGGGCGCGGCGGTCAGCTTGCTCGCCCTGCTGTTCTGGCGGCTGACCTTGCCTGCTGAAAAAGCTTAG
- a CDS encoding winged helix-turn-helix transcriptional regulator — protein MAKRKSLKTDPCPVARALDAIGERWSLLIVRDAFDGMRRFGEFQKSLGVAKNILADRLHTLVEEGIFTVAPASDGTAYQEYVLTPKGLALFPVVVGLRQWSEAQLFDPGEAHSTLLQRGSGLPVRRIDVLAEDGRVLQAGDTVVHKVGSP, from the coding sequence GTGGCCAAGCGCAAGAGCCTGAAAACCGACCCCTGTCCCGTGGCGCGCGCGCTCGACGCGATCGGCGAACGCTGGTCGCTCTTGATCGTGCGCGACGCCTTCGACGGCATGCGCCGGTTCGGGGAGTTCCAGAAAAGCCTGGGCGTGGCAAAGAACATCCTGGCCGACCGCCTGCATACCCTGGTGGAAGAGGGCATCTTTACGGTCGCGCCCGCCTCGGACGGCACGGCCTACCAGGAATATGTGCTCACACCCAAGGGGCTGGCCCTGTTTCCCGTCGTCGTCGGCTTGCGCCAGTGGAGCGAGGCGCAATTGTTCGACCCTGGCGAGGCCCATTCCACCCTGCTGCAGCGCGGTTCAGGCTTGCCCGTGCGCCGCATCGACGTGCTGGCCGAGGATGGCCGCGTGCTGCAGGCGGGCGATACCGTCGTGCACAAGGTAGGGTCGCCATGA